The Mauremys reevesii isolate NIE-2019 linkage group 1, ASM1616193v1, whole genome shotgun sequence genome has a segment encoding these proteins:
- the SLC38A4 gene encoding sodium-coupled neutral amino acid transporter 4, which produces MDRMELQNVNIKLDEESNSGESIEDSYTDIIDPEKATISSQFANDDAESQKFLPNGFLGKKKLADYQEEYNPGTTSFGMSAFNLSNAIMGSGILGLSYAMANTGIILFVILLFSIAILSLYSVHLLLKTSKEGGSLIYEKLGEKAFGWPGKYGAFLSIIMQNIGAMSSYLFIIKYELPEVIRAFLHLEENSGDWYLNGNYLVIFVSVGIILPLSLLKNLGYLGYTSGFSLTCMVFFLTVVIYKKSQIPCPLPVLENSVGNWTYNNSVPMHLVMLPNESVNSRVNFMMDNTPGHTTGFEEAKDTLHTSGVEYEAHSDSDDMCQPKYFVFNSQTAYTIPILAFAFVCHPEVLPIYSELKDRSRKRMQNVSNISIAGMLIMYLLAALFGYLTFYGEVEDELLHTYTKVYTFDTPLLLVRLAVLVAVTLTVPIVLFPIRSSVVALLFPKRPFSWIRHFLIAAVILAFTNTLVIFVPAIKDIFGFIGASAATMLIFILPAAFYLRLVKKEPWRSAQKIGALIFLIVGIIFMLGSMTLIALDWIYHSSSSKHH; this is translated from the exons ATGGATCGCATGGAACTGCAAAATGTCAACATCAAACTTGATGAGGAGAGCAATAGCGGAGAAAGCATTGAAGACAGCTACACTGATATAATAGATCCAGAAAAGGCTACTATTAGCAG TCAATTTGCTAACGATGATGCAGAAAGTCAGAAGTTCCTTCCAAATGGATTTCTGGGCAAAAAGAAATTGGCAGACTATCAGGAAGAATAT AATCCAGGAACTACTTCCTTTGGAATGTCAGCATTTAACCTGAGCAATGCCATCATGGGGAGTGGCATCTTAGGGCTGTCATATGCCATGGCCAACACAGGAATTATACTTTTTGT AATCCTACTGTTCAGTATAGCAATATTATCACTCTATTCAGTTCACCTTTTACTGAAGACCTCAAAAGAAGGAG GCTCCCTAATATATGAAAAACTAGGTGAAAAGGCATTTGGATGGCCTGGAAAATATGGTGCTTTTCTTTCAATTATAATGCAGAATATTGGTG cAATGTCAAGCTACCTCTTTATTATTAAATATGAACTTCCTGAAGTAATCCGAGCATTTCTGCATCTTGAAGAGAATTCTGG AGACTGGTACCTGAATGGTAACTACCTCGTTATATTTGTGTCAGTTGGAATTATTCTTCCACTTTCCCTTCTAAAAAATTTAG GTTACCTTGGTTATACGAGTGGATTTTCACTTACCTGCATGGTTTTCTTTCTCACTGTG GTAATCTACAAGAAATCCCAAATACCTTGCCCTCTCCCTGTCCTGGAAAATAGTGTTGGAAACTGGACCTACAACAACTCAGTTCCGATGCACTTAGTGATGTTACCAAATGAGTCTGTTAATTCTAGAGTGAATTTCATGATGGACAATACACCTGGGCACACCACGGGTTTTGAGGAGGCAAAAGACACCCTACACACAAGTGGAGTGGAATACGAAGCCCATAGTGATAGTGATGACATGTGCCAACccaaatattttgtatttaactCACAG ACTGCCTATACAATACCCATCCTGGCATTTGCATTCGTATGCCACCCTGAGGTGCTACCAATATACAGTGAACTTAAAGA CCGGTCACGAAAGAGGATGCAGAATGTTTCAAACATCTCCATTGCAGGAATGCTGATCATGTATCTGCTTGCTGCTCTCTTTGGTTATCTTACCTTCTACG GAGAAGTTGAAGATGAATTACTTCATACATACACCAAAGTGTACACCTTCGACACCCCGCTTCTGCTGGTTCGCCTGGCAGTGCTTGTAGCGGTCACCTTGACTGTGCCCATAGTCCTTTTCCCT ATCCGCTCATCAGTCGTCGCATTGTTGTTTCCCAAAAGGCCATTCAGTTGGATAAGGCATTTCCTGATCGCAGCAGTAATTCTTGCATTTACTAACACACTTGTAATTTTTGTGCCTGCTATTAAAGACATCTTTGGATTCATTG GTGCATCGGCTGCCACAATGTTGATTTTCATTCTTCCTGCTGCCTTCTATCTACGGCTTGTCAAGAAAGAACCCTGGAGGTCCGCCCAGAAGATTGGG GCTCTGATATTTCTCATAGTTGGCATAATCTTTATGCTCGGAAGCATGACTCTAATTGCATTGGACTGGATTTACCACTCTTCAAGTTCCAAACATCACTAA